Proteins encoded by one window of Streptacidiphilus sp. PB12-B1b:
- a CDS encoding SGNH/GDSL hydrolase family protein — MTREQMARRAAAAAAFGGGGIGLIGAGAAALLLAEAKIAEIQLGVLQGEPPRADGVYGRQFAGGRDAVPLRMVVLGDSTAAGFGVDRADCTPGALLAGGIAATAERPVRLAVVAVNGATSTDLERQCGLALDGPAPDIALIMIGANDIAQLVKPSDSARMLGGTVRRLRAAGAQVVVGTCPDLGAVDGILPPLRTLARRASHQLAAAQTAAVTEAGGRSVALGALLGREFAGRPEMFASDRYHPSARGYLAAAMTLLPSMCAALGVWPQEDDPGTDALGPDAPRAVREGAQRAAAALLGRAAGPTGRWSLSKRPSRRQPAVLPNQPEPAT; from the coding sequence ATGACGCGTGAACAGATGGCACGGCGCGCAGCGGCAGCAGCGGCCTTCGGCGGCGGCGGCATCGGCCTGATCGGCGCCGGGGCCGCCGCCCTGCTGCTGGCCGAGGCGAAGATCGCCGAGATCCAGTTGGGCGTGCTGCAGGGCGAGCCGCCGCGGGCCGACGGCGTCTACGGCCGGCAGTTCGCGGGCGGACGCGACGCCGTACCGCTGCGGATGGTCGTCCTCGGGGACTCCACCGCCGCGGGCTTCGGCGTGGACCGCGCCGACTGCACGCCCGGGGCACTGCTGGCCGGGGGCATCGCCGCCACCGCCGAACGCCCGGTCCGGCTGGCCGTGGTCGCCGTCAACGGCGCCACCTCCACCGACCTGGAGCGGCAGTGCGGGCTGGCCCTGGACGGGCCCGCCCCGGACATCGCCCTGATCATGATCGGCGCCAACGACATCGCCCAGCTGGTCAAGCCCTCCGACTCGGCCCGGATGCTGGGCGGCACCGTACGGCGGCTGCGCGCGGCCGGGGCCCAGGTGGTCGTCGGCACCTGCCCCGACCTGGGAGCCGTCGACGGCATCCTGCCGCCGCTGCGGACCCTGGCCCGCCGCGCCAGCCACCAGCTCGCGGCGGCGCAGACCGCCGCCGTCACCGAGGCCGGCGGGCGCAGCGTGGCGCTGGGCGCGCTGCTCGGCCGGGAGTTCGCGGGCCGCCCGGAGATGTTCGCCTCCGACCGCTACCACCCCTCCGCCCGGGGCTACCTGGCCGCGGCGATGACCCTGCTGCCGTCCATGTGCGCGGCGCTGGGCGTGTGGCCGCAGGAGGACGACCCCGGGACCGACGCCCTCGGCCCGGACGCCCCGCGCGCGGTCCGCGAGGGGGCGCAGCGGGCGGCCGCCGCGCTGCTCGGCCGCGCCGCCGGGCCGACCGGCCGCTGGTCGCTCTCCAAGCGGCCCAGCCGCCGACAGCCCGCCGTCCTGCCCAACCAGCCCGAACCCGCCACCTGA
- a CDS encoding cysteine hydrolase family protein, whose protein sequence is MRNTAVSSALLVMDVQQGIVDRFPADGLLDRLQRAVSAAREAGIPVVFVRVAFRPGFPEVSPNNRTFSALAESGGDAYGVDSPQTQVHPSVAPQPGEAVVVKKRVSAFTGSDLEVVLRSLGATRLVLAGISTSGVVLSTVREAADRDYRLTVLADGCADQDQEVHRVLLEKVFPRQSDVLTVAEWTATLGPDAQTS, encoded by the coding sequence ATGAGGAACACCGCCGTGAGCAGTGCACTGCTTGTCATGGATGTGCAGCAGGGGATCGTCGACCGGTTCCCGGCCGACGGCCTGCTGGACCGCCTGCAGCGGGCCGTGTCCGCCGCCCGCGAGGCCGGGATCCCGGTGGTCTTCGTCCGGGTGGCGTTCCGGCCGGGCTTCCCCGAGGTGAGCCCGAACAACCGCACCTTCAGCGCGCTCGCCGAGAGCGGCGGCGACGCGTACGGCGTGGACAGCCCGCAGACCCAGGTCCACCCCTCGGTCGCGCCGCAGCCCGGCGAGGCCGTGGTGGTGAAGAAGCGGGTGAGCGCCTTCACCGGCAGCGACCTGGAGGTGGTGCTGCGCTCCCTCGGCGCCACCCGGCTGGTCCTGGCCGGCATCTCCACCAGCGGCGTGGTGCTCTCCACCGTCCGTGAGGCCGCCGACCGGGACTATCGCCTCACCGTCCTCGCCGACGGCTGCGCCGACCAGGACCAGGAAGTCCACCGGGTCCTGCTCGAAAAGGTCTTCCCCCGCCAGTCCGACGTCCTCACCGTAGCCGAGTGGACCGCCACCCTCGGCCCGGACGCCCAGACGAGTTGA